The Tenuifilum thalassicum genome includes the window GAGAAGTGGAATACTGTTAGTGAAGACATGGAAGGAACAGGCTATCAGTTTGATTACATCCAAACCATTAATGCTGCTACTGTGATTGCTAATGCTGCTACCTACAAATCAGAAGAGTCACTTCACTCTATAATTTCTAGGTTTAACTATGCTTACGATAGTAAGTACCTATTCTCTTTAAGTGCAAGGTATGACGGAAGCTCACGCTTTGGTAAAGACACAAAATATGGTTTCTTCCCAGCTGCTTCGGTGGGTTGGAGAATATCCGAAGAGGAGTTCCTTAAAAACAATGATTTAATTTCAAACCTGAAAGTTCGTGTTAGCTATGGTGTAACTGGTAATAATTCAGGTATAGGCCGCTACGATGCTATTTCTAAACTATCTGCCGTTACAGCAATTGTTAATGGCAATGCGGTAACTGGTTTTAATCAAATTAATATTGCGAATAATGACCTCCGTTGGGAAAAATCAGTTGAGTTTACACCTGGTATAGATATAGGTTTTATGAAAAACCGTTGGAATTTTACTATTGATTACTATGTTCGCCGTAGCAATGACTTGCTTCTAAGCCAAGAAATACCATCAGTAACTGGGTTCACATCGGCTACTGTTAATATTGGCGAGGTTAAAAACAGCGGGTTTGAATTTGAATTCTTGGGTAGAGTTTTCAGCCAAAAAGATTTTTCCTGGACTACCTCTTTTAACCTTTCGCATAATAAAAATGAACTAGTTGATTTTGCTGGTGCTAGCGGACTAATAACCTATGTTGATGCAAAACGTCCAGCTGAGTATATCGCACTAGAAGGTTACCCAATTTCATCGTTCTATGGCTACGTTTACGAAAAGGATATTCCAAATGAATATCTTAAAAACCCATTCTACCCCATAGGTGGTAAAAGCCAAGACGTATACGTTAAGGATTTGAATGGTGATGGAGAGATTGATTCTGATGACAGGGCTATACTTGGTTCACCATACCCTAAATGGGTTTGGGGATTTACCAACACATTCCGTTATAAAGGGTTCGATTTCAGCTTTACGCTTCAAGGATCTCATGGTGCCAAGGTTCGCAATTTAGACCCTCAATACTTCGAGAATCAGTTTGCAAGCAACATGGATTATGTTGATACTTTCCCGGATAAGGATAAGGTGGTTCAACGAATCTTTACTGACCTTTGCGTGCAAGATGCATCCTTTATTGCATTACGCTCTATTAATTTAGGTTATACGCTTCCTAAAGCTTTGGCTCAAAAGTTAGGTATTGGTTCTGCAAGAATCTACGTTTCAGGATCAAATCTTATTTACCTAATGGCCGATAGCTATACCAGTTTTAACCCAGAAGGTGTTACCAATGATGATAGCCCTCTACGTGGTGGTTATCAGGTGGGTGCCGCTCCTTATGCTAAAGCCATGACTGTTGGTTTAAATCTTGAATTTTAATTGAAATGGAGGTAACAAAAATGAAAAAGAATATAATTATATCGCTCCTAGCAGGTTTGCTGATTCTAACTTCCTGTGAGGATTTTCTGGACCTTGCCCCAATCGATGAGATTGGAAGCAATGGATTCTATAAGAATACCGAAGAGGTAGAGGCAGGTGTGATTTCTATTTATGATGGTTTACAGGCCGTTGTTATGAATGAGTTTGCCCTTACCGAGATGCGCTCCGACAACACCAAAACAAAAAATAGTGAAGGTGATTGGGCCCAATTTGAGGACATGAATGTTTCTCCTACTAATGCCACTGTCTCTGAATATTGGAGTTTAAACTACAATGTAGTTTTTAGGGCTAATGTGGTTTTACAAAATTTGGATGCTGTTTCCGATGAGGCTAAGCGTAACCAGTTTGAGGGTGAAGCTAAATTTGCTCGTGCGTTGGCCCATTTTAACTTAGTTCGTGCTTTTGGCGATGTGCCTATTATCGATAAGGTTATTGGCCCTGAAGATAAGGACTACTTCTCTCGCAGACCTGCCGATGATGTTTACCAATTTATTATTGCCGATCTTACTGATGCTGCGTCTAAACTTCCTGGAAAAGATGAAATCGCTTTTGGACGTGCAACTAAAGGTGCTGCATACGCACTATTGGCTAAAGTTTACCTTACTGTTAAGGATTATGGCAAAGCTAACGATGCTATTAATGAGGTGCTAAAAGAAGGATATGCCTTAGAGGCTAACTATAATGATGTATTCTATAATGAAATGAATGATGAGATTATTTTCGCAATTCAGTATATCCCTGATAATACTGAAGATAGCGAGATATTCTCATACAACTTCACTTGGAAAGGACGTGCTAGTGGTCTGAACTACCCAACCGATGATTTACTAAACAGCCTTGAGGCAGGTGACCTTCGACAATCTACTTTGTTCTATTGGGAGCCACTTGCAGGCTCTTCGGGTCGATTTGAGTGTGGAAAATTCAGAGCATCTTCTTCTAACGAGGAACTAGGTGGCAACGATTGGATTGTACTTCGCCTTGCCGATGTTTACCTCATGCAAGCCGAGGCCATTATGGGTGCAGCAACTGCTACTAGCGATGCAACTGCTATTGAGGCTGTTAATAAAGTACGTCGTCGTGCTGGTCTTCCCGAAATAGTTGGCTCGCTTACTAAAGATCAGCTGTTAAAGGAACGTAGAATTGAATTAGCTTTTGAGAACCATCGCCTTTATGATCTTATTCGTTTTGGTGTGGCCGATCAGGTTATGGAAGCTTTTTCTAATACTACTGAAGCTAGCTTTGAGTACAACTCTAACAAGCTTTTATTACCCGTTCCTCAGCGTGAGATAAATCTTTATGATGGCCTAACACAGAATCCTGGCTATTAGTTTTTTAGTTTAGGGGATGGGGATATTCCCTCATCCCCTTTTATAAATTCTTTCTCTGTTTTACTAGTTTTTTGAGAGCACGATAATCTCATGGTAGTAGAATAATATGTTTTCATTGTGTTCATATTAACAAAGAGTAAGCAATCAGTACAAAAATCTGCAAAATGATTTCTTTTCAAGAAATAAATATACGAAAGCAAAACCTTGATTGGCGTAGTATCCTATTTTGCCTTTCCTTGCTTATTGCTTTATTATTCTCGAGTTTTGCCCGCTCTCAGGATATTTCTAAATTGAGTAAGCATGTCCCATCAAACAATGAGCTAATTGGCTTACTGAATTTGGAATTATATCCCGAGTTAAAACCTATCGCAAATGAGTTTGCTAAAGGAAATGAGGATAAAGCTTTAAAGGATCTTGCCGACTACTTTAAAGAACGCTTTTCGGAAAGGTATTTTTTCAGCTGGAAAAACTTTGACCAGAGGTTTAAGGAGTATAACTCGCTATACTCTGGTCGTGAAAAATTCCATGCTAAGAAAGCTGCCCAACACATGGATTTATATCCAGCTTATACCCAATGGAAGATTGGATTTGAAAATCTAAAAGGTGAAACAGTAAAGTCATACCCTTATCGTCATCTAACTCGTCAACATAGTGCACCTAGTATAGCTCTGATGTATCACTATTCTGGAGATGTCAAGTTCCTGAATTACATTCCAGAGCAGGCCCGCTCATTAAACGTTGCATTTAATCGAAATGAGTATGAAACCATTAAAGACGGGAATGGCGCTTTCGAGGCATATCGAGCAGGGAATAGGATGTTTAACTGGTTAATGGCTCATCAAATTCTTCTAGCATCGGAGAGTTATACTACGGAGCAACAGATTGAGATGATTAGAACCTTTGTTCATACTGCTAACCAATTATACATTCACAATAAGAAGTATAGGGAAGGAAATCATCAAACTCGTGGTATGAGTGCTTTGGCTATGCTATCGATACTCTTACCCGAATTTAAAGGAGCAGAGCAGTGGCAAAAGAGGGCATTTGATTTTCTGGAAGAACATCTGGAAAAAGAAGTTTACCTCGATGGTTTCCAATTTGAACGTACCGTACATTACCATGTTGATGATATTGACAACTATTTCTATCCATGGCAGCTGGCAAAATTGAATGGAGTACAGCTCAACCCGATCTGGGATCAACGGGTTCCTGCTATGTTTGATGTGCTTCTCAAAATTGCCCTGCCTAACAAAAAGTGTCCTGTCCTACAGGATGATACTGATAAGCCTTTGGCCGAATTTAATCAAATTGATGATGTTATGGCACTTGGAGTGGCCCTGTTTGGAGAACCTCAATATAAGTATTTTGCTTCTTCAAAAATTTCATCCAATTACTACTGGTTCCTTAGATCCGATCAAATAGATAGACTAACAAAGACAGGCAAAAAGAAACCACAGGTTGAATCATGCTCATTGCCCAATGTTGGCTACTATGTAATGCGAAATGGTTGGTCTAAAAAGTCCTCTTATGCCATCATTTCGGCTGGATTAACACCTGAAAAACCCGATCACCAACATGGTGATATGCTAGGTATTCAAGTATATGCAAACGAAAATGTCCTATTACCCAACTATCAGGTTAGGTATTATCAAAACGATTTACCTCAGTTTAAGAACTCATGGACCAAAAATGTGGCTTTAGCAGATTCTATTCCACAGGGTAATAACTGGAAAGGTAATAAAGGGAGCAGTGGATTTGGTAAGTACTTAACTCTACCCAAGCCCAAGGTTATTGCTTGGAAATCGAACAATGAATTCGATCTTTTCATTGGTTCACATAATGGGTATGTTGAAAATGGTATTGAGACTTACCGAACTGTATTCTTTTTTAAAAAAGGTGGATTTTGGTTTGTTGATGACTATTTCGTTGCAATAGAAGGAACGCACTCTACCCAACAGGTATGGCAAGGCCACTACGATATGGTTAATAATTCCCGCCATATTCAATCCATATTTCCCAATGGGAGTGGTCTTGAAATTATTCAGCTAGGTAGCGATTCTTTAAATATCGTAAAAGGATCGGCTCGAAGTAAGGGTAGGTTAATCTTTAGCAAGAATTTTATAGGTCAAACTAATTGGAATACTTTGCTTTTACCCTTTAATAGTTTTGATAATCAGCTTTCGGTTAAAAGTTATGATTCTTTTAAATATAATGGTTGGAGTATTCTTCAAGGAGAAAAGCAACCTAAAAAAATTAAAACTGATGCTAGGGTTACTATCAGTAAATCAAATCGATATCTTTTAATCAATGCTACGTTTGCTCAGCTTGATGATTTAAAGATTGACTTGAATACAGCTGCAAATATTTGGGTCAGCAATACCGATAATAGTGTACAGCTTACAAACTGCAGTGTAAAAACTATTAAGGTTAATGGGATACAAGCTGAACCTGGCGAAACATTAACATTTAAAAAGTAAGCCTTTAATTATGTTTTAAACTATTGATATGAATATTTATAGGAGCATAAGAATACTATTAATTTTGATCTTATTTGGAAGTTTTACTTCTCAGGCTAAGATTTATCATGTTTCCACATTTACCGAGCTTGAGTCAGTAATTATCTCCTTACTCCCCGGAGATACTGTTCTGCTGGCGGCCAAGGAATGGAACAATGTAACCCTTACATTTAAAGGAGAAGGAACGCCCGAAGCACCAATTGTTTTTGGCGCAGAGGTTCCTGGGCAAACATTTCTTACAGGAAGTAGCAGAATCCAAATATCTGGTAAATGGCTTGTGGTTCGTGATTTCATTTTTAAAGATGGCAACATTTCTAATAGCTGTTCAATTGTTGAATTCCGGACAGACTCCGATGAGTTAGCTTATAATTGCAGGCTCACAAATGTTTCTATATTATCTTATAATCCTACCAATAAGGATATTGATACCAAGTACGTTTCCCTATATGGAACCAACAACAGGGTAGACCATTGTACTCTTTTGGGTAAAACAAATTCTGGGGCTACGCTTGTTGTTTGGCTCGATGAAACACCTGATTACCATTTAATTGATCACAACTATTTTGGACCTAGAGAAGATCTTGGATACAATGGAGGGGAAACCATTCGTATTGGAACAAGTGATTGGGAGCGCTATAATTCAAATTGTATAGTTGAGTATAATCTCTTTGAGGAGTGTGATGGCGAAATAGAGATAATATCAAATAAGTCTGTAGGAAATCATTACAGATATAATACTTTTGACCGATGCGAGGGTACTCTTACTCTTCGTCATGGCTCCGACTGCTGGGTTTATGGCAACTTCTTTTTTGGTGATTTGTCTAAAGACTGCGGTGGAATACGTATTATTGGCCCTGGTCATAGGGTATTTAATAATTATCTTGAAAATCTTAATGGAACATCTTATCGTGCTGCAATTTCTTTAGTAAATGGAATACCCGATTCTCCTGCAAACGGATATCGACAAGTCGATGATGCTCGTGTAGGATATAACACAATTATAAATTGCAAGGAGCCATTCGCCATTGGTGCTGGGGTTGATGAGGAGAAAACCCTGCCTCCTATTAATTCTTATATTGAAAACAACCTAATTGTTGCCCGAAGCGGTTTAGATCTAGTAAAAGATTATGCTTCAACCGATGGCGTTTCATGGAAAGGGAATATCCACAATGCCGATAAAATAGGAATTACAGCTGATGGATTTATAAAAGCTGAACTACCAATGATAAACGATGGGACCCTTTACCGTCCCGATGATGGAAATCCTGCAATTGGGGCTGCACTAAATGGTGTTTTTGATACAATAACTGTTGATATTGATGGACAATCGCGTCCGCTTAATGGTAAGGATATTGGTTGCGACCAGGTTTCTAACAATCCAGTAGTTATTAAACCGCTTACAAATAAAGACGTTGGCGCGCATTACGATAGCTCAACTTATGCCGATAAAATTCTTCTTCCAAAACATATAATAAAAATTGAAGATGGTGTTGCAAAACTCTACTTTGAACGCACTGATAGTTACATGGTTTCATTTTATAGCATGATGGGGCAGGAACTTTCAAAAAAAGCTGTGTCTGGTAATTTCTACGTTCAAAACATTGTAAGTTATCCACCTGTTTTTGTTGTAGATATTAGAAGTAGTAACAGTCGATATGTCACGAAAATAATTAATAACAGTTTCTAATAATAACTTAATAACAAATGAGTACCTCTAAATATTTTGAGAATATGAAATTTAGAAATGTGAGAAGTTCAATTTTAAATGGTAGAATGAACTTCATAAGCATGATTCTTTTTGCTACGCTTCTTACATTAAACAGTGGGTGTAGTAATTCAAACCAAATACTTGTTTCTGATGTAAATGAGCTTAATCAGGCTATAAAAGATGCAAAGCCTGGTGATAAAATAGTGCTTAAGAATGGCAATTGGAAAGATGCTGAATTGCTAATAAATGCAAAGGGAACTCCCGAAGATCCCATTATTATTACTGCACAGGAAAAGGGAAAAGTATTTTTGACAGGACTTTCAAATCTCAGAATTTCAGGTGAATATGTAGAGGTTTCTGGGTTGGTCTTTAAAGATGGTTACACACCAACAAGTGAGGTTATCTCATTTAGGGAGAAGAAAGGCGTTTATGCGAACCATTGCAGGCTTACCGAATGTGTTATCGACAATTTTAACAATCCTGAAAGGGAGAATACAGAGTTATGGGTTGCCCTTTATGGTAAAAATAATAGGGTTGACCATTGCTATTTTACTGGCAAGCGCAGCAATGGTGTAACGTTTGCAATTAGAATGGTTGATGAGGCGTGTCGTAATAACAACCATCAAATTGACCATAACTACTTTGGTTATCGCCAAAACCTTGGATCAAATGGTGGCGAAACCATGAGACTTGGGACCAGCCATTACTCATTGTCAACCTGTGGGGCAAATGTTGAGGCTAATTACTTTGAGTATTGCGACGGTGAGCATGAGATCATTTCAAATAAAAGTTGTGGAAATACATTTAAGAACAATACCTTTTTTAAATGCCGTGGTACCCTAACTTTTCGCCATGGCCATGATAATACTGCCGAAGGAAACTTCTTTATTGGAAATGGAAAAGATCACACTGGTGGTATTCGTATTATAAATGAAAGAAACAAAGCCATTAATAACTACTTCTACAACCTGAAGGGCTATCGATTCCGTGGCGCGCTTGTTATAATGAATGGTATCTATAACTCGCCAATTAACCGTTACAATCAGGTTATTGGTGGTGTGTTCTCAAACAATACTTTTGTAAACTGCGATCATGTTCAGCTTTGCGCTGGTAGCGACAGTGAGCGTACTGCGCCTCCTATCGATAGCAAAATTGAGAATAATGTTTTCTACCACGATTCTAAAGATAATATTTTCACAGTTTACGATGACATTAGTGGCATATCTTTCTCTAACAACTATATCAATACTGGAGTTAAACCATTGTTAAAGGATGGTTTTACGGTAGTTGACATGAAGCTAGTTGAAAACGAAAGTGGGTTTCTTTTCCCAGTGTCGGATCAAATAAAAAATGCGGGTTGCTCTCTTAGTTCCCCTGTGGCAACCAA containing:
- a CDS encoding RagB/SusD family nutrient uptake outer membrane protein, which encodes MKKNIIISLLAGLLILTSCEDFLDLAPIDEIGSNGFYKNTEEVEAGVISIYDGLQAVVMNEFALTEMRSDNTKTKNSEGDWAQFEDMNVSPTNATVSEYWSLNYNVVFRANVVLQNLDAVSDEAKRNQFEGEAKFARALAHFNLVRAFGDVPIIDKVIGPEDKDYFSRRPADDVYQFIIADLTDAASKLPGKDEIAFGRATKGAAYALLAKVYLTVKDYGKANDAINEVLKEGYALEANYNDVFYNEMNDEIIFAIQYIPDNTEDSEIFSYNFTWKGRASGLNYPTDDLLNSLEAGDLRQSTLFYWEPLAGSSGRFECGKFRASSSNEELGGNDWIVLRLADVYLMQAEAIMGAATATSDATAIEAVNKVRRRAGLPEIVGSLTKDQLLKERRIELAFENHRLYDLIRFGVADQVMEAFSNTTEASFEYNSNKLLLPVPQREINLYDGLTQNPGY
- a CDS encoding heparinase II/III family protein, with translation MISFQEINIRKQNLDWRSILFCLSLLIALLFSSFARSQDISKLSKHVPSNNELIGLLNLELYPELKPIANEFAKGNEDKALKDLADYFKERFSERYFFSWKNFDQRFKEYNSLYSGREKFHAKKAAQHMDLYPAYTQWKIGFENLKGETVKSYPYRHLTRQHSAPSIALMYHYSGDVKFLNYIPEQARSLNVAFNRNEYETIKDGNGAFEAYRAGNRMFNWLMAHQILLASESYTTEQQIEMIRTFVHTANQLYIHNKKYREGNHQTRGMSALAMLSILLPEFKGAEQWQKRAFDFLEEHLEKEVYLDGFQFERTVHYHVDDIDNYFYPWQLAKLNGVQLNPIWDQRVPAMFDVLLKIALPNKKCPVLQDDTDKPLAEFNQIDDVMALGVALFGEPQYKYFASSKISSNYYWFLRSDQIDRLTKTGKKKPQVESCSLPNVGYYVMRNGWSKKSSYAIISAGLTPEKPDHQHGDMLGIQVYANENVLLPNYQVRYYQNDLPQFKNSWTKNVALADSIPQGNNWKGNKGSSGFGKYLTLPKPKVIAWKSNNEFDLFIGSHNGYVENGIETYRTVFFFKKGGFWFVDDYFVAIEGTHSTQQVWQGHYDMVNNSRHIQSIFPNGSGLEIIQLGSDSLNIVKGSARSKGRLIFSKNFIGQTNWNTLLLPFNSFDNQLSVKSYDSFKYNGWSILQGEKQPKKIKTDARVTISKSNRYLLINATFAQLDDLKIDLNTAANIWVSNTDNSVQLTNCSVKTIKVNGIQAEPGETLTFKK
- a CDS encoding polysaccharide lyase 6 family protein — its product is MNIYRSIRILLILILFGSFTSQAKIYHVSTFTELESVIISLLPGDTVLLAAKEWNNVTLTFKGEGTPEAPIVFGAEVPGQTFLTGSSRIQISGKWLVVRDFIFKDGNISNSCSIVEFRTDSDELAYNCRLTNVSILSYNPTNKDIDTKYVSLYGTNNRVDHCTLLGKTNSGATLVVWLDETPDYHLIDHNYFGPREDLGYNGGETIRIGTSDWERYNSNCIVEYNLFEECDGEIEIISNKSVGNHYRYNTFDRCEGTLTLRHGSDCWVYGNFFFGDLSKDCGGIRIIGPGHRVFNNYLENLNGTSYRAAISLVNGIPDSPANGYRQVDDARVGYNTIINCKEPFAIGAGVDEEKTLPPINSYIENNLIVARSGLDLVKDYASTDGVSWKGNIHNADKIGITADGFIKAELPMINDGTLYRPDDGNPAIGAALNGVFDTITVDIDGQSRPLNGKDIGCDQVSNNPVVIKPLTNKDVGAHYDSSTYADKILLPKHIIKIEDGVAKLYFERTDSYMVSFYSMMGQELSKKAVSGNFYVQNIVSYPPVFVVDIRSSNSRYVTKIINNSF
- a CDS encoding polysaccharide lyase 6 family protein — its product is MKFRNVRSSILNGRMNFISMILFATLLTLNSGCSNSNQILVSDVNELNQAIKDAKPGDKIVLKNGNWKDAELLINAKGTPEDPIIITAQEKGKVFLTGLSNLRISGEYVEVSGLVFKDGYTPTSEVISFREKKGVYANHCRLTECVIDNFNNPERENTELWVALYGKNNRVDHCYFTGKRSNGVTFAIRMVDEACRNNNHQIDHNYFGYRQNLGSNGGETMRLGTSHYSLSTCGANVEANYFEYCDGEHEIISNKSCGNTFKNNTFFKCRGTLTFRHGHDNTAEGNFFIGNGKDHTGGIRIINERNKAINNYFYNLKGYRFRGALVIMNGIYNSPINRYNQVIGGVFSNNTFVNCDHVQLCAGSDSERTAPPIDSKIENNVFYHDSKDNIFTVYDDISGISFSNNYINTGVKPLLKDGFTVVDMKLVENESGFLFPVSDQIKNAGCSLSSPVATKENTGVTWYPIVNEELTFDNGKVIKIEPGLNSLFDAVESSEPGDIIILAKGEYVNSKVLSIKHPLTIKSEKEKEASILSEKNNMFQIENGGALKLIGVKISGSESPDMAGNSIISTSKYSMNRNYKLIVENCDIEDLTVNHSFDFLRIYKSTFADSIVFRNCNFLNVSGNIASLDKETDDLGIYNAEYVVYENCTFKNIGGVILNLYRGGTDESTFGPILKFVNNKVFNSGKNKRNKIGCSLYLHGVQWAKIDSCNFIDSAPIKLNLSKDEPIIKFSNINIYPKVSIISNSNEFSLINLTHKKQ